Sequence from the Nocardiopsis sp. YSL2 genome:
CGTCCAGCGGCTGAACCGGATGCTCGTGCGCGGCCTCGAGGAGTACTTCGCCACCCAGGGCCTGGAGGTGTGGGAGTTCGACGTTCTCGGCACCCTCCGCCGCTCCGGGGCGCCGTTCTCCCTGACCCCCAAGGAACTGGTCCGCATGACCATGGTCGGTTCGGCGGCCATGACCAACCGTGTGGACCGCCTGGTCAAACGGGGTCTGGTCTCCCGCGAGGTCGATCCCGCCAACCGGCGCCGGACCGTGGTCAGCCTCACCCCGGAAGGGCTGGAGCTGGTGGACGAGGCCGTCAAGGGCCACGTCGCCAACGAGGCGCGGCTGCTGGAGGGGCTGGACGAGGACGACCGCGCCCGGATGGTCGGGCTGTTGCGCACGCTGCTGCTCTCCCTCGGCGACACCCTGGAGGAGTGAGCGGCCCACGTCGCCGGACACGGCGGCGGCCCGCCACGGGGGCGGGCCGCCGGGGTTCGGGCGTGTTCTGTCGCTCTGCGCCCTGGGGCCGTCGAGGGACGGCCGCCGTCACGCGCGTCAGTGTCCGCCCGGCTTCTTGTCCGGGGTCAGCGCGTCCTTGAGCTTCTCGCCGGCCTGCTTGAGCTTGGAAGCGGACTTCTCGGTCTTCCCCTCCGCCTGCCACTGCTCGTTGCCGGTGGCCTTGCCGAGGTCCTCCTTGGCCTTGGCCTTGTACTCCTCGGCCTTGTGCCGGAACTCGTCCTTCTCGGACATGGACTGCCTCCTCTCAAGACGTCCTGTCCGGAGCCCTAACCGAAGTCGGGGCGCTCAATCGTCACGAGAGGAAAAAGTCGTGCTGTGCGGAGGGGCCGGGTCAGGCGCCCGGCGCGAGGGGGACCACCGACGCGAACGGCGCGTGCGTGCCGAGCCGGCGGTCGATGCCCTCGCGGACCATCGCCTTGGCGGTGGCGACGGCCGGTCCCACCTCGGCGCCCTTGGCCAGTTCGGCGGTGATCGCGGCGGCGAACGTGCAGCCCGCGCCGCTCACCCGTTCCTCACCGATCTTCGGAGCGCGCAGGACCGTGACGTCGGTGCCGTCGAAGTGCACGTCCACCGCGTCCGGGCCCGGCAGTTCCGTGCCGCCCTTGGCGACCACGTGCCGCGGGCCGAGCGCGTGGATGCGGCGGGCGGCCTCCACCAGGTCGTCGACGGTGTCGATCCGGTCCATGCCCGCCAGCGTGCGCGCCTCGAAGTGGTTCGGTGTGATGACCGTGGCCAGCGGCAGGACGCGGGCGGTCAGCGCCTTGTCGGTGTCCAGGGCCGCGCCCGGCTCCTGGCCCTTGCAGATGAGCACCGGGTCCAGGACCACGTGCCGCCACGGCCGGGACTCCAGGGACGCGGCGACCACGTCGATGGTGTCCGGCGTGCCCAGCATGCCGATCTTGACCACGTCCAGGTCGTGGCAGGCCGTGGCGGCCTCGATCTGGTCGCCGATGACGCCGGGGTCCACCGGGACGAACCGGTGGCCCCAGCCGTTCTCCGGGTCGAAGGAGACGATGCAGGTGATCGTCCCGACCCCGTACACGCCGAGCTCCTGGAAGGCCTTGAGATCGGCTTGGATGCCGGCGCCGCCGGTGGCCTCCGATCCTGCGATCACGTATGCGCGGTTGGTCATCCCGTGCCAACCTTCCTTCCTCTATGCTGACTGCGGTGTCCGGACCCGGTCGAGCGAATCCGTGCATATTGCACCACACGCGCAGGACCTGGTGGTTCTCGGCCGGAGGAGCCGCCGGGCGCTGACGCCCGGCGCGGACCGGCCCCACTCCTGTTCCCCAACGGATACCGAGGTCGCGGGCCGGGCCGCTCCCGGTCCGCGTACCGGCTCACAGGTCGGCGAGCAGGCCGTCGGTGACGGCGTAGCCGCTGTCGTAGGCACCCTCCACCGTGTTCTCGCCGGTGGTCGGCTCACCGGCGAAGAACAGCACCCCGCCCACCGGCGCGGCGAGCGCGGCCGGGGCGTCGTGCGCGCCCGGCGGCACGTACAGGTAGGCGCCGCGGCTGTGGGGATCGCGCTTCCAGTCGTGCGTGGTGCGGCGCACCGGCTGCGGGGGCGCCTGCCCGGCGGCCTCGCCCAGGGCGCGCAACCCCGCGTCGAACCGGTCGTCCTCCGGCAGCGCCAGCAGTGCGCGGGCGGCCTCGCCCGCGGCCCAGACCGACACCACCTCCGGAGCGGTCGGCGACAGGTGCGAGACCGACCAGAACGCCAGGTCCCCGTCCCACGCCAGGGTGTCGGTGTCGGCGGGCAGGACCGGCCGGTCGAACTCCATCAGCAGCTTGACCGCGTCCGTGGCGTCCAGGGCGTCGATCGCTTCGCGGTGTCCGGCGGGCAGCGGGGGGACGAAGGCCACGTCCGCCGCCCTGAGCACGCGGATCGGCAGGGTGGCCACGCACCGTCGGGCCCGGATCCGCTCCGTCCCGACGGGTCCGCTCGCGGTCAGCTCCACACCCCCGCCCGACCACCGCACCGCCTCTACCTGTCGGCCGAGGTCGATCCGCAGGCCGTGCGCCAGCGGGGCCAGCAGCCGGTCGTAGCCGCCCACCACGCGAAAGTCCGCGCGGGGCGCCGACCACCAGTCGAACTCACCCCGCTCGACCATCCAGGTGGCGCTCCACCGCGACAGCGGTTCGCTCTCGCTCGACACCGGCGGCCAGTCCGCCTCCGGGACGCCCAGGCGCCGCAGGTACTCGGCCGCGCTGTCGCCGTCCCGGGGCGCCACGGCGAGATCGACCGGTGCGCCCGGGGCCGCGTGCGGTTCGGAGCGGATCCGGACGGTGTCCGCCCCGGCCCAGTCCACGAGTTCCCAGGTCGAGGCCGCGGCACCGTGGATCAGTCCGGCGCCCAGCTCCACCGGCACCGAGGTGAAGCCGTGGTCGGTGTACAGCTGGCCGCCGATCCGGTCGCGCGCCTCCAGCACGATCACCCGCAGGCCGTGGTCGGCGAGGTTGCGGGCCGCCGACAGCCCGGTGACGCCCGCGCCGATCACCGCGACGTCCCACTCCGCCCACGGTCGGCCGGGTGAGCCTGCGGCGGCGGACAGCAGCGCGGTGCCGCCCAGCAGCAGGCCGGAACGGCGGGTGATACCGGGCAAGGGGCTCTCCTTCGGGGGGTACGGAGGCCGGTGTCGCGGCACGCACGGCGCCGGTCGGGGCGTGTGCTGCGGATCACTTCCCTGGGCGCGCAGGCCACGGCAGGCGATGTCGGCCAGGCGTCGGCGCGCGGCACCTCCGTCGTCCCGGTCGGTCGGCCGGGACAGGCAGGCCACCAGCAGGGCCATGGCGTCGCGGTTCGCCGTGCGCGACCGCGGCGGCGCCGTCGTGGTCGATGCCCATGCCTGGTCCACTCCGTGCCGGGGGTCCGGGTGCCGCGCCGAAACGGTCGGCTCGCCCAGGATAGCCCCGGCCGCGTCGACGGCACCGGGCCCGGCGGGGCGGCCGAAGCCACCGGGCCGGTCCGCCGGTGGCCGGACCCGGCCACGACCCGGCCAGCAGAAAATATTGTCGTATTATTTTTCCATGGCACGGACGGCGGACCACGAAGAGCGGCGGCGGCAGGTCGCCGAGGCACTCCTGCGGACGGTGGGGAGGCGGGGGCTGGCGCGGACGACTCTCGCCGACGTCGCGCAGGAGGCGGGGGTGTCGGTCGGCCTGGTGCAGAGCTACTTCCGCACCAAGTCCCAGCTGCTGCGCTTCGGGGTGGACCACCTGTACAAGCGGGCGGAGGCCCGGATCCGGGCGGTCTCGGAGGGGACCGAGCCGGTCCCCTCGGTGCGGGACTGGCTGCTGCGGGCCACCGAGACCCTGCTGCCGCTCGACGACCAGCGGCACCGGGAGATCACCGTCTGGCTGGAGTACCTCCCGGCCACCAAGACCGATCCGGAGATGGCCCGGCTGCACAAGGACACCACCGCCGAACTGCTCGACGTGCTCACCCACGCGCTGGACGAGGGCGTACGCCTGGGCGAGTTCCGGCCCGACCTGGACAGCCGGACCGAGGCGGCCGGACTCGTCGCGTTCGTGGACGGCCTGTCCATCCACCACCTCGCCACCGGCGGGGACGCCTTCTCGCGGGACGCGATCCGTGCCGCGCTGCACACCTACCTCGACCGGCTCCTCCTGGCCCCTGAGAGCCCGTGACCACCTTCCCGACCACTCGCAAGGCGGCCAGCATGACCAGCCCGACCACGCCGGCGTCCCGGGGCACGGAGGCCCCCGGGCCCGGTGCCCGACTTCCCCTGATCGACGTCCTGCGCGGCGTCGCGATCCTGGGCACGCTCGCCTCGAACGTGTGGCTCTTCACCGCCGAGGGCGGCGAGAGCGCCATGATCTTCGAGAGCGACGCGATGAGCCCCCTGGGCGCTTTCGCGGCGGAGCCCTCCGTCGACGGTCTGGCGCGCGGGCTCTTCCTCCTCGCGGCCAACGGCAAGTTCCTCGGCATGCTGACCCTGTTGTTCGGTGTCGGCCTGGCCATCCAGTTCCGCTCGGCCACCGCGCACGGCTCACGGTGGCCCGGCCGCTACACGTGGCGCGCGCTGTTCCTGTTCACCGAGGGCCTCGTGCACTTCACACTGGTCTTCGCCGCGGACGTCCTCATGGGGTACGCGGTCGTCTCCCTGCTCGTCGCCTGGCTGCTGACCAGGTCCCCACGGGTCCGGGCGGCCGTGATGTGGACGGCGGTCCTCCTGCACCTGGCGGTCGTCGCGCTGCTGACGGCGGCCCTGGTGCTGCGGACGCCGGCCGCGGACCCGGACTCCGTCGGCGTCCCGCCCGAGGCCGCGGCGCTCTACGCCGAGGGGAGCTACCTGGACCAGGTGGCCTTCCGCCTCGACAACGCCCTCTGGCTGCGGGCGGAACCGGTCATCTCCTTCGGGCTGCTCCTGTTCATGTTCCTGCTGGGCGTCCGCCTCTTCCGGGCCGGTGCCTTCGGTGCCGACGCGACCGGGCGTCGCATCCGCACCCGGATGCTCGCGTGGGGCCTGGGGGTCGGGGTGCCGCTGAACGCGGCTGTCGCCCTGGCGGGACCGGACCTGTTCCTCGTCGACCGCTACGTGGCCGCGCCGATCGTGGCGCTGGGCTACGTCGGGCTCGTCGGGTGGCTGCTCGACCGGATGAACCCGGCGGGGGCCGTCGTCACCGCGTTCTCCTCCCTGGGCCGGATGGCCATGTCCGGGTACGTGCTGCAGAACGTCGTCTGCGTCGTGGTCTGCTACGGCTTCGGCCTGGGGCTGGCCACGAGCCTGGCGGGGGCCGGCCCGTGGTGGGTGATGGGGCTCTGGGCCGCGGTGTCGGCGCTGCTCCTGGCGGTCGCGACGCCCTGGCTGCGCCGGTTCGGGGCGGGGCCGCTGGAGGCCCTCCAGAAGTCGGTGCTGGCCAGGATTCCCGCGCGGACCCGTGCGCGTGGAGGCGACCCGGGCGGCCGGCCGGGGGCATCCGGCGGCGTCGGCTGAGGACGGGACATCCACCAGGGCCGCCGGGCCGGGGACGTGGCGACCACGGAATCCAGTCACACCGCCGGAAGCCGGTCGCCCGTGGCGAGGTCGACGATGGCGCGCCGGGCGGCGGGGACGTCCACGGCCGCGCGGAAGAGGTTGCGGGAATCGGAGAACCTCACACCGGGGCCCGTTCGGTAGGCTCGCGGCGACGGTCGTCCGCCCACGGCAGAACAGGATCGACATGGCACGCGGTACACGCGGTATCGGGGTCGGCGACCCGGCCCCCGACTTCACCCTCCCCGCGCAGTCGGGAACCCCGGTCCGGCTCCACGACCGGCTCGGCGAGCGGGTGGTCGTCCTGTACTTCTATCCCAAGGACGACACACCGGGCTGCACCGCCGAGGCGTGCGCCTTCCGCGACAGCCATGAGGTGTTCGCCGAAGCGGGGGCCGAGGTGATCGGGATCAGCTCCGACTCGGTGGACCGGCACGCCGCCTTCGCCGATCGGCACGGGCTGCCGTTCACCCTGCTCAGCGACAAGGGCGGCGCGGTGCGCAAGAGCTACGGCGTTCCGTCGGTGCTCGGCCTGCTCCCCGGCCGGGTCACCTATGTGATCGACCGCCAGGGGGTCGTGCGCCACGTCTTCAACTCGATGACCGTCGTCGACAAGCACGTGACGGAGGCCCTGGAGGTCGTCCGGGGCCTGGCGGCCGTGGAGGACTGACGGGCCGGCCGCGCCGCGCCGGCGGACACCGCCGCCGGCGCGGCATCCGCGTGCCCGAAGTGATGACTGCCCGTCATGACATCATGACTTTGGGTGTTGATTCCCTGGTCGGACGAGTGCAGTCGGTGTGATGATGTCGCTCACGATGTCAGGTGGCTTGACATGACGTCATATCTGACGCCATGATGATGTCATGGATCTGATGCCGTATGTCGACGAACTCCGCCACCAGCTCATGGTGGCCGCCGAAGCCGGGGACGAGGACACCCGGGCCGTCGCCGAGCGCCTCACGGCCGCTCTCGAACCGGCCGCGCGCCTGACCTTGTTGGACACCCTTTCCGCCGCCGCGGACGAGATCACACGGGACCTCGCTCCCGGCTCGGTCGAGGTGCGGCTGCGCGGGCGGCGGACTGACTTCATTGTGACGTCACCTGAGTTCGACGACGCCAACGAGGATGGGCACCCGACGTCATCGGCGCACCGGGGTGACGCCGGAGAGGGCCCCGGGGGGATCGCGGCGCAGCTCCGGTCCGACGCCGAGGAGGGCGGCACGTCGCGGATCACCCTCCGGATGCCCGACCGCCTCAAACCGCTCGTCGAGGAGGCGGCCCGCGCCGAAGGGCTGTCGGTCAACGCCTGGCTGGTGCGCGCCGTCGCGACCTCGCTCGACACCGGCCGCCGCCGACCCGACAGCCGGGCCCGCCAGGTCGGCCGCGGCTACACCGGCTGGGTCCGCTGACCGGACCCGCCGCCCGCCCTTCCACCACCGCGTCTCCCACCAGCGGAGACGACCACCAACGCCACGTCCGGGAGACAGCCGTGCCCATCTTCGACACCCCCGAACCGATCACCGCCGACATCACCCTGGTGGCCGGAAACCTGCAGATCACCGCCGGTCGCGGCGCCGAGACCACCGTCGAGGTCCGTCCGCGCGCCGAACACAAGGACGTCGACGTGCGGGCCGCCGAGTCGGTCGAGGTCGACTTCGCCGGCGGCCGGCTCGAAGTACGCGACCCCCAGCCCTCGGGCCTGGGGCGTGTGATCGGGCGCAAGGGCATGGTCGACATCACCGTCGAACTGCCCGTCGGCTCCCGCGTCCACGCTTCGGGAGGATTCGGCAACATCCGCTGCGAGGGAAGCCTGGGTCCGTCCGAGGTCTCGGTCTCCAACGGCAACATCACGGTGCACCGCGTGGCGGGCAACGCCGAGCTCACCACGGGGCACGGCTCCGTCCGGGCGGAGGAGATCGACGGTTCCGCCCTGGTCAAGTCCACGGGTGGCGCCCTCACCCTCGGCACGGTCCACGGAGAACTGCGGGCGAACTCCGCGCACGGCGACATCACCGCCGACCGCGCCCTGGCCTCGGTCAC
This genomic interval carries:
- a CDS encoding CsbD family protein, whose product is MSEKDEFRHKAEEYKAKAKEDLGKATGNEQWQAEGKTEKSASKLKQAGEKLKDALTPDKKPGGH
- a CDS encoding DUF418 domain-containing protein; this encodes MTSPTTPASRGTEAPGPGARLPLIDVLRGVAILGTLASNVWLFTAEGGESAMIFESDAMSPLGAFAAEPSVDGLARGLFLLAANGKFLGMLTLLFGVGLAIQFRSATAHGSRWPGRYTWRALFLFTEGLVHFTLVFAADVLMGYAVVSLLVAWLLTRSPRVRAAVMWTAVLLHLAVVALLTAALVLRTPAADPDSVGVPPEAAALYAEGSYLDQVAFRLDNALWLRAEPVISFGLLLFMFLLGVRLFRAGAFGADATGRRIRTRMLAWGLGVGVPLNAAVALAGPDLFLVDRYVAAPIVALGYVGLVGWLLDRMNPAGAVVTAFSSLGRMAMSGYVLQNVVCVVVCYGFGLGLATSLAGAGPWWVMGLWAAVSALLLAVATPWLRRFGAGPLEALQKSVLARIPARTRARGGDPGGRPGASGGVG
- a CDS encoding TetR/AcrR family transcriptional regulator codes for the protein MARTADHEERRRQVAEALLRTVGRRGLARTTLADVAQEAGVSVGLVQSYFRTKSQLLRFGVDHLYKRAEARIRAVSEGTEPVPSVRDWLLRATETLLPLDDQRHREITVWLEYLPATKTDPEMARLHKDTTAELLDVLTHALDEGVRLGEFRPDLDSRTEAAGLVAFVDGLSIHHLATGGDAFSRDAIRAALHTYLDRLLLAPESP
- a CDS encoding NAD(P)/FAD-dependent oxidoreductase — its product is MPGITRRSGLLLGGTALLSAAAGSPGRPWAEWDVAVIGAGVTGLSAARNLADHGLRVIVLEARDRIGGQLYTDHGFTSVPVELGAGLIHGAAASTWELVDWAGADTVRIRSEPHAAPGAPVDLAVAPRDGDSAAEYLRRLGVPEADWPPVSSESEPLSRWSATWMVERGEFDWWSAPRADFRVVGGYDRLLAPLAHGLRIDLGRQVEAVRWSGGGVELTASGPVGTERIRARRCVATLPIRVLRAADVAFVPPLPAGHREAIDALDATDAVKLLMEFDRPVLPADTDTLAWDGDLAFWSVSHLSPTAPEVVSVWAAGEAARALLALPEDDRFDAGLRALGEAAGQAPPQPVRRTTHDWKRDPHSRGAYLYVPPGAHDAPAALAAPVGGVLFFAGEPTTGENTVEGAYDSGYAVTDGLLADL
- a CDS encoding peroxiredoxin — translated: MARGTRGIGVGDPAPDFTLPAQSGTPVRLHDRLGERVVVLYFYPKDDTPGCTAEACAFRDSHEVFAEAGAEVIGISSDSVDRHAAFADRHGLPFTLLSDKGGAVRKSYGVPSVLGLLPGRVTYVIDRQGVVRHVFNSMTVVDKHVTEALEVVRGLAAVED
- a CDS encoding hydroxymethylpyrimidine/phosphomethylpyrimidine kinase, whose protein sequence is MTNRAYVIAGSEATGGAGIQADLKAFQELGVYGVGTITCIVSFDPENGWGHRFVPVDPGVIGDQIEAATACHDLDVVKIGMLGTPDTIDVVAASLESRPWRHVVLDPVLICKGQEPGAALDTDKALTARVLPLATVITPNHFEARTLAGMDRIDTVDDLVEAARRIHALGPRHVVAKGGTELPGPDAVDVHFDGTDVTVLRAPKIGEERVSGAGCTFAAAITAELAKGAEVGPAVATAKAMVREGIDRRLGTHAPFASVVPLAPGA
- a CDS encoding histidine kinase; the protein is MDLMPYVDELRHQLMVAAEAGDEDTRAVAERLTAALEPAARLTLLDTLSAAADEITRDLAPGSVEVRLRGRRTDFIVTSPEFDDANEDGHPTSSAHRGDAGEGPGGIAAQLRSDAEEGGTSRITLRMPDRLKPLVEEAARAEGLSVNAWLVRAVATSLDTGRRRPDSRARQVGRGYTGWVR
- a CDS encoding MarR family winged helix-turn-helix transcriptional regulator, translating into MNDAVDVFLDQWGRERPDLDVSPMALIGRVQRLNRMLVRGLEEYFATQGLEVWEFDVLGTLRRSGAPFSLTPKELVRMTMVGSAAMTNRVDRLVKRGLVSREVDPANRRRTVVSLTPEGLELVDEAVKGHVANEARLLEGLDEDDRARMVGLLRTLLLSLGDTLEE
- a CDS encoding DUF4097 family beta strand repeat-containing protein; its protein translation is MPIFDTPEPITADITLVAGNLQITAGRGAETTVEVRPRAEHKDVDVRAAESVEVDFAGGRLEVRDPQPSGLGRVIGRKGMVDITVELPVGSRVHASGGFGNIRCEGSLGPSEVSVSNGNITVHRVAGNAELTTGHGSVRAEEIDGSALVKSTGGALTLGTVHGELRANSAHGDITADRALASVTARTTHGSIRIGQVADGRVSVESSYGELEIGIREGTAAWLDAVSTKGVVRSSLEASDAPAPTEQTVEVRARSVWGDILVHRS